The Castanea sativa cultivar Marrone di Chiusa Pesio chromosome 11, ASM4071231v1 genome contains a region encoding:
- the LOC142614967 gene encoding putative UDP-rhamnose:rhamnosyltransferase 1, with amino-acid sequence MDRDHLHVVMLPWSAFGHLIPFFQLSIALARSGIHVSFVSTPRNIQRLPKVPPSLATFIKFVEFPLPTLDNNDILPEGAEASVDVPADKVEYLKLAYDRLQYPINQFVAEQLPDWIIADFSAHWAVEIAQNYNVGFIYFVVFSAATVVFFGKPPGDQKQALPSLESLTSPPEWLSFPSSVAFRGYEAVWAHAGAHAEDASGISDAARFAKVFRACKALAIRSCREFEGDFLSLQEKLMGKPVIPIGLLPPKRHEETEGIDSSWKTTFEWLDKQEPKSVLFVGFGSECQLSKAQLYEIAYGLQLSQVPFLWALRKPFWAIDDEDSLPSGFIDTTSGKGMVCMGWAPQKEILAHPSIGGSLFHSGWGSAIEMLQFGHCLVVLPFIFDQPLNARLLVDKGVAVEVERGEDGSFSRDGIAKAVKLAMVLEEGDKLRTRAREAAAIFGDEYLHQVNYIGHFVEYLKHGGSNKI; translated from the coding sequence atggataggGATCATCTCCACGTAGTGATGCTTCCATGGTCTGCCTTCGGTCACCTCATACCCTTTTTTCAGCTATCCATTGCCTTAGCTAGATCTGGAATTCACGTTTCCTTTGTATCAACCCCAAGAAATATCCAAAGACTCCCCAAAGTTCCTCCAAGTTTAGCAACTTTCATCAAGTTTGTGGAGTTCCCATTACCCACACTAGACAATAATGATATCTTGCCTGAAGGCGCTGAGGCCAGTGTAGACGTTCCAGCTGACAAAGTTGAGTACTTAAAGCTTGCATATGATCGTCTCCAATATCCTATCAACCAGTTCGTGGCTGAGCAATTACCGGACTGGATTATAGCTGATTTTTCGGCACATTGGGCAGTTGAAATTGCCCAAAATTATAATGTCGGGTTTATTTACTTCGTTGTCTTCTCTGCTGCTACCGTTGTCTTCTTTGGGAAGCCACCAGGTGACCAAAAGCAAGCTTTGCCATCACTAGAGAGTTTGACATCACCGCCAGAGTGGCTTAGTTTTCCGTCCTCTGTTGCATTCCGAGGGTATGAAGCGGTTTGGGCACATGCGGGTGCACATGCAGAGGATGCTTCGGGGATAAGTGATGCTGCGAGGTTTGCGAAGGTTTTCCGTGCATGTAAAGCATTGGCTATTCGTAGTTGCAGGGAGTTTGAAGGTGATTTCTTGAGTTTACAAGAGAAATTGATGGGAAAGCCGGTCATTCCCATAGGTTTACTTCCCCCAAAAAGACATGAAGAGACCGAAGGGATTGATAGCTCATGGAAAACGACCTTTGAATGGCTTGATAAACAAGAACCCAAGTCAGTTTTGTTTGTGGGGTTTGGCAGTGAGTGTCAGCTGAGCAAAGCACAGCTTTATGAGATTGCTTATGGACTACAGCTTTCTCAAGTGCCATTTTTGTGGGCATTGAGGAAACCTTTTTGGGCTATTGATGATGAAGACTCTTTGCCATCGGGTTTTATTGACACCACGTCTGGCAAAGGCATGGTGTGTATGGGCTGGGCACCTCAGAAGGAAATTCTAGCGCACCCATCAATTGGGGGATCATTGTTCCACTCAGGGTGGGGGTCTGCAATTGAGATGTTACAATTTGGGCATTGTCTCGTCGTGTTGCCATTTATCTTTGATCAGCCTTTGAATGCAAGGCTTTTGGTGGATAAGGGTGTGGCTGTAGAAGTAGAGAGAGGAGAGGACGGATCATTTAGCAGGGATGGCATAGCCAAGGCTGTGAAGCTGGCCATGGTGTTAGAAGAAGGAGATAAATTAAGAACTCGTGCAAGAGAGGCTGCTGCAATATTTGGAGACGAGTATCTGCATCAAGTAAACTACATTGGTCACTTTGTTGAGTATTTAAAACATGGGGGCAGCAACAAAATATGA